One window of Mixophyes fleayi isolate aMixFle1 chromosome 3, aMixFle1.hap1, whole genome shotgun sequence genomic DNA carries:
- the LOC142144329 gene encoding uncharacterized protein LOC142144329: MHPETRVGSRDRPCAEAQDQTTAERREEVIQDTSGGQATAVSLGQTSVGDGNPAPADHQAGIRGLAEQAIAPSTLKTYQSAWRRWLLFSRQKDQSEAGQQDAMLAFMWDRYSEGDSRTTMASTLAGISFMAKLHGYPDVTKGFLINKALRGWGRVRPSHADTRLPITSNILEDLIGNVGLVTLDSYEKLLFSLAFSMAYFGAFRISELVARSRGHQESGLRVEHVSLGEGILACKIVKSKTDQSGRGSWVQLTSQQPCLICPVRLASLFMSKRPHANLFLCHANGIPLTKYQFATILKRTLQSINLNSTLYGTHSFRIGAATSAALAGSSSEAIKALGRWKSAAFKSYVRIDKVVD, encoded by the exons ATGCATCCGGAGACGAGGGTCGGCAGTCGCGACCGTCCGTGTGCTGAGGCTCAGGATCAGACGACGGCAGAACGAAGGGAGGAAGTGATCCAGGACACGTCAGGAGGACAGGCCACAGCGGTGTCGCTAGGGCAGACATCTGTCGGTGATGGGaatcctgctcctgctg atcatcaagccggcataagagggctcGCGGAACAAGcaatagctccctccaccctgaaaaCATATCAGTCGGCGTGGAGACGGTGGTTGCTTTTCAGCAGAcaaaaggaccaatcagaggcAGGTCAGCAAGATgccatgctagcctttatgtgggatagGTACTCGGAGGGAGATTCAAGGACTACTATGGCATCCACCCTGGCCGGGATATCATTTATGGCTAAGCTGCACGGTTACCCTGACGTCACAAAAGGATTTTTGATTAATAAGGCCCTGAGGGGATGGGGGAGAGTCCGTCCCTCTCATGCCGATACCCGTTTACCGATTACCTCTAACATTTTGGAAGATCTGATAGGGAATGTGGGGTTGGTTACCTTAGATAGTTACGAGaaacttttatttagtttggccttTTCCATGGCTTATTTTGGAGCCTTTCGCATCTCAGAGTTGGTAGCCAGGTCCAGGGGACATCAGGAGTCAGGTTTGAGAGTTgagcatgtcagtctgggcgaagggatcttagcctgcaaaatagttaaatCAAAGACTGACCAAAGCGGCAGGGGATCATGGGTCCAGTTAACCTCCCAGCAGCCATGTCTTATTTGCCCGGTCAGGTTAGCATCATTGTTTATGAGTAAAAGACCTCATGCTAATTTGTTTCTGTGTCACGCTAATGGTATACCGTTGACAAAATATCAATTCGCGACCATTTTAAAACGTACCTTGCAGTCTATTAATTTAAACAGTACATTATACGGgacacactcatttaggatcggtgcAGCTACATCCGCTGCCTTGGCAGGTTCTTCTAGCGAAGCTATAAAAGCACTGGGGCGATGGAAATCTGCGGCTTTTAAGTCATATGttagaattgacaaggttgttGACTGA